A genomic segment from Limosilactobacillus sp. encodes:
- a CDS encoding ABC transporter ATP-binding protein, with amino-acid sequence MATASIQFKHVKKSFGTNTVIPDLSFTVNQGEFITILGSSGSGKTTTLKMINGLLKPDAGEILIAGRPLAEYNLVELRRHIGYVVQQIGLFPHMTISQNIGVVPQLLGWEQDQIVSRVTQLLKLVKLDPGKYADRYPSQLSGGQQQRIGVARALAANPPYVLFDEPFGALDALTRLELQKEIKRIHATLSGKTFLFVTHDINEALYLGQRVLVMNRGRIEQFATPREVVAHPATEFVRDLLGTVRQNQELWGQGND; translated from the coding sequence ATGGCCACGGCAAGTATTCAATTTAAGCACGTCAAAAAGAGCTTCGGAACAAACACCGTCATTCCCGATCTCTCCTTTACCGTCAACCAGGGTGAGTTCATAACGATCCTGGGCTCTTCTGGTAGTGGAAAGACGACCACGCTGAAGATGATTAACGGCCTATTGAAGCCAGATGCAGGTGAGATACTGATCGCCGGCCGACCACTGGCGGAGTATAACCTAGTTGAATTGCGCCGTCACATCGGCTACGTGGTTCAGCAGATTGGCCTTTTCCCACACATGACCATCAGTCAAAACATCGGGGTGGTGCCACAATTGCTTGGCTGGGAACAGGACCAAATAGTTTCACGTGTAACACAGCTGCTGAAACTGGTGAAACTTGATCCGGGCAAGTACGCGGATCGTTATCCGAGCCAGCTTTCTGGTGGGCAGCAGCAACGGATCGGCGTGGCCCGTGCGCTGGCTGCCAACCCGCCTTACGTCCTCTTTGACGAACCGTTTGGTGCCCTTGATGCCCTGACCCGACTGGAATTGCAAAAGGAGATCAAGCGGATCCACGCCACCCTTTCCGGGAAGACGTTCCTCTTTGTTACTCACGATATCAACGAGGCGCTTTACCTGGGGCAGCGGGTGCTGGTGATGAACAGAGGACGAATCGAACAATTCGCCACCCCGCGGGAAGTAGTGGCCCATCCAGCAACCGAATTTGTCCGCGACCTGCTGGGTACCGTCCGGCAGAACCAGGAACTGTGGGGGCAAGGCAATGATTAA
- the ribD gene encoding bifunctional diaminohydroxyphosphoribosylaminopyrimidine deaminase/5-amino-6-(5-phosphoribosylamino)uracil reductase RibD: protein MQIDEKMMRLAIKQAQLADWSTWQNPRVGAVVVKNSRVLATGHTHAFGDIHAERDAISKLSPEQLLNSTLYVTLEPCNHYGKQPPCADLIVASGINRVVIAETDPHALVTGKGIRKLQDHGITVETGMLENEAAAVNPHYNFYFRHRRPWVTLKQALSLDGKVTSAPGTRTAITNRLVYERVHQERAWFHGIVIGSQTAIVDDPLLTTTARTDFPPVRIILDRRGRLGRHRELRILHDRAAPTWVFTANPALSAQLATTNATVICQAHPTIAAVVKECGRRGLQSLYVEGGPTIHRAVFDSGLVNELLTYLSPRLLGQQGLAGFQPAHLVTPRAVAIEQLGDNVRIEERVDEDV, encoded by the coding sequence ATGCAAATTGACGAAAAGATGATGCGCTTGGCGATCAAGCAGGCACAACTCGCCGACTGGTCGACCTGGCAAAATCCCCGCGTCGGGGCGGTCGTGGTCAAAAATTCGCGGGTGCTGGCGACGGGCCATACCCACGCGTTTGGTGACATTCATGCTGAGCGCGACGCCATTAGCAAGCTTTCTCCGGAGCAGTTATTGAATTCGACCCTCTATGTGACCCTAGAGCCCTGCAATCACTATGGGAAGCAACCGCCCTGTGCGGACCTGATCGTCGCTTCCGGGATCAACCGGGTGGTGATCGCCGAGACGGATCCGCACGCTCTGGTGACCGGGAAAGGAATCCGAAAGCTTCAGGACCACGGAATCACGGTGGAGACCGGGATGCTGGAAAACGAAGCAGCGGCGGTCAACCCCCACTACAACTTCTACTTTCGTCACCGACGGCCGTGGGTGACGCTGAAACAGGCCCTGTCGCTCGACGGCAAGGTGACGAGCGCGCCCGGCACCCGAACGGCGATCACTAACCGCTTGGTGTACGAACGGGTGCACCAGGAGCGAGCCTGGTTTCATGGAATCGTAATCGGCAGCCAGACCGCAATTGTTGACGATCCGCTCCTGACGACCACGGCCCGGACGGACTTTCCGCCGGTACGGATCATTTTGGATCGCCGGGGCAGATTGGGGCGGCACCGGGAGCTGCGGATCCTTCATGACCGGGCCGCGCCGACCTGGGTGTTTACCGCTAACCCCGCTTTGAGTGCGCAACTGGCGACGACCAATGCCACGGTGATTTGCCAGGCGCACCCGACGATTGCCGCCGTGGTGAAGGAGTGTGGTCGACGGGGCTTGCAGTCGCTGTACGTCGAGGGTGGCCCGACGATTCATCGCGCCGTCTTTGACAGCGGCCTGGTAAACGAGCTGTTGACCTACCTGAGCCCACGACTGCTTGGCCAACAAGGATTGGCTGGCTTCCAACCCGCGCACCTGGTCACACCGCGGGCCGTCGCAATTGAACAATTGGGAGACAACGTCAGGATTGAAGAAAGGGTGGATGAAGATGTTTAG
- a CDS encoding SDR family oxidoreductase: protein MQYMITGATGHLGQQVVEQLSKLTAKENIRLGVHTPAKAAKLKDAGFELAAVDYRNIDSMVTAFQGVDVLVYIPSITYNVQDRLNEFENSLTAMQRAGVQNLVDVSFIADQANNPFQMAGYYAYLPARLASSGLNYAVVKNALYADPLIPYLPELIERHNVIYPIGDQAMSFISRTDSAEAIANVAVKPYLRDHGQNYLLTMGQNYNMVELARLMTAATGKQIGYAPVSVQEFADIYRAEGDGDELASMYQAAAMGLMDAVTSDFRHITGHAPQAMGAFLKENYQPQ, encoded by the coding sequence ATGCAATACATGATTACCGGTGCCACCGGTCACCTCGGTCAACAGGTGGTCGAACAGCTCAGTAAATTGACCGCTAAGGAAAACATTCGTCTCGGGGTCCACACCCCTGCCAAGGCCGCCAAGCTCAAGGACGCCGGCTTTGAGCTGGCCGCCGTCGACTACCGCAATATTGATTCGATGGTGACCGCCTTTCAGGGGGTCGACGTTCTGGTCTACATCCCCAGCATCACCTACAACGTCCAGGACCGGCTCAACGAGTTTGAAAACTCCCTGACCGCCATGCAGCGGGCCGGGGTTCAGAACCTGGTGGACGTCAGTTTCATCGCCGACCAGGCCAACAATCCCTTTCAGATGGCCGGCTACTACGCCTACCTGCCCGCACGCCTGGCTTCATCAGGGCTGAACTACGCGGTCGTCAAAAACGCGCTCTACGCCGATCCGCTGATCCCCTATTTACCAGAACTGATTGAGCGCCACAACGTCATCTACCCAATCGGTGACCAGGCAATGAGCTTCATCTCCCGAACCGATAGTGCGGAAGCGATCGCTAACGTAGCGGTTAAGCCCTACTTGCGCGATCACGGCCAGAACTACCTGCTGACGATGGGGCAGAATTACAACATGGTCGAACTCGCCCGCCTGATGACCGCCGCCACCGGCAAGCAGATTGGTTACGCCCCCGTTTCCGTCCAGGAATTCGCCGACATCTACCGGGCCGAGGGTGATGGCGATGAGCTGGCCTCGATGTACCAGGCCGCCGCAATGGGGCTGATGGACGCAGTCACCAGTGACTTTCGCCACATTACTGGTCACGCCCCGCAGGCGATGGGGGCTTTTTTGAAAGAAAATTACCAACCGCAATAA
- a CDS encoding glycine betaine ABC transporter substrate-binding protein codes for MNFRRIAGATGLALLSLVVMLGVFETPSSASKQSLIVGSKNGVESRTVGEIYALALEHAGYRVVRKPNVANSVIFSATQKGQVDVYPDYTGTIVETYLKQDGRGKSSVQMAKMAKAGVKKKDLTTFDYAPGDDRQGIGMPTKTARKYHINNLSDLQKKAPQLRFASQGEFEKRVDALPAMENAYGKYRFKSLRDYDASLLYQIMKQGKADAAPVSTTDGQLATKRFTLIKDNKGIWPPYNLVPVANIKATKRCPKMARTLNKVDAKLTNRELTRLNRKVSVDGQNYRMVARNWYRQNMN; via the coding sequence ATGAATTTTAGAAGAATAGCTGGGGCGACCGGGCTTGCCCTGCTGTCACTCGTGGTGATGCTGGGCGTGTTCGAAACGCCCAGCAGTGCCAGCAAGCAGTCGTTGATTGTTGGCTCCAAGAACGGTGTTGAGAGCAGGACGGTTGGCGAAATCTATGCTCTAGCCCTCGAACATGCCGGCTATCGGGTTGTCCGCAAGCCCAACGTCGCCAACAGCGTGATCTTTTCCGCCACGCAAAAAGGCCAGGTCGATGTCTACCCTGACTACACGGGAACGATCGTGGAGACCTACCTCAAGCAAGACGGGCGAGGAAAATCGAGTGTCCAGATGGCCAAGATGGCGAAGGCGGGCGTAAAGAAGAAGGACCTGACCACCTTCGACTACGCGCCCGGTGATGACCGGCAGGGGATTGGGATGCCGACGAAGACCGCGCGTAAATATCACATTAATAATCTGAGCGACCTCCAGAAGAAGGCCCCGCAGCTGCGGTTCGCTTCCCAGGGTGAGTTCGAAAAACGCGTCGATGCGCTGCCGGCGATGGAAAATGCGTACGGCAAATACCGCTTCAAATCACTGAGAGACTACGATGCCAGCCTGCTCTATCAGATCATGAAACAGGGCAAGGCGGACGCGGCACCGGTATCGACCACCGATGGTCAGCTGGCGACGAAGAGGTTCACTTTAATTAAGGACAATAAGGGCATTTGGCCGCCGTACAACCTGGTCCCGGTCGCCAACATTAAGGCGACTAAGCGCTGCCCCAAAATGGCGCGTACCCTGAACAAGGTCGACGCCAAACTGACGAACAGGGAGCTGACGAGGCTGAATCGAAAGGTTAGCGTTGACGGGCAAAACTACCGGATGGTTGCCCGAAATTGGTATCGGCAAAACATGAACTAG
- a CDS encoding ABC transporter permease: MLRQIIRYFQTNSGQYWQYVGQHLELCLLTLAISLVIALPLGYLGSRVKPLASFCTAFAQVLRIIPSLALLFLLIPFLGTGMAPALIALVVLALPPLLINTILGFNEVSPTYKEIGLALGMDWRQLRRQIEIPLALPYILNGIKLALVEIIASATLATYIGAGGLGTLIFTGLGLYDMSYVIIGAVSVALLSLFSMLGFDYLIRRVQKNGHGKYSI, from the coding sequence TTGTTAAGACAGATTATTCGCTATTTTCAAACCAACAGCGGCCAGTACTGGCAGTACGTTGGTCAGCACCTCGAGCTCTGCCTACTGACCCTGGCGATCTCGCTGGTGATTGCCCTGCCGCTGGGCTACCTGGGCTCGCGGGTCAAACCGTTGGCCAGTTTCTGCACGGCCTTTGCCCAGGTGCTGCGGATCATTCCCAGCCTGGCGCTGCTCTTCCTGCTGATCCCCTTTCTCGGCACTGGGATGGCACCGGCTCTGATTGCCCTGGTCGTGCTGGCCTTGCCGCCGCTTTTGATCAACACGATCCTTGGCTTTAATGAAGTCAGCCCGACCTACAAGGAGATTGGCTTGGCTCTCGGGATGGATTGGCGTCAATTGCGGCGACAAATCGAGATCCCGCTGGCCCTGCCGTACATTTTGAACGGGATCAAGCTGGCCCTGGTCGAAATCATCGCCAGCGCGACCCTGGCCACCTACATCGGTGCCGGGGGCCTGGGGACGCTGATTTTCACGGGATTGGGTCTTTATGACATGTCCTACGTCATCATCGGGGCGGTCAGTGTGGCGCTCCTGTCACTGTTTTCGATGCTCGGTTTTGATTATCTTATTAGGAGGGTTCAAAAAAATGGCCACGGCAAGTATTCAATTTAA
- a CDS encoding type II TA system antitoxin MqsA family protein: protein MSKTYVKNYTNTFNIRGSEISVSAPARFDCETDRIVADTALDDQALALARAQYRKRYKVVTPQEIKALRQKWHLTQREFAKVVGWSPSTVALYETGELPTTGNNRLLKILIKDEQVMREFIADSQAADLLEN from the coding sequence ATGAGTAAAACATACGTCAAAAATTACACAAATACCTTTAATATTCGTGGCAGTGAAATTAGCGTTAGTGCTCCGGCACGGTTTGACTGTGAGACCGATCGGATTGTGGCAGACACGGCACTAGATGACCAGGCCTTGGCCCTTGCCCGCGCTCAGTATCGCAAACGGTATAAGGTTGTAACTCCGCAAGAAATTAAAGCATTACGGCAAAAATGGCACCTAACACAACGCGAATTTGCCAAGGTGGTTGGATGGAGTCCATCAACCGTTGCCTTGTATGAGACAGGAGAATTGCCAACAACTGGGAACAATCGCTTGTTGAAAATTTTGATTAAGGATGAGCAAGTGATGCGCGAATTTATTGCTGACAGTCAAGCAGCGGATTTACTGGAAAATTAA
- a CDS encoding type II toxin-antitoxin system MqsR family toxin, with translation MSNEFALKLMKMLVAEEKFTLVNRRAPHARAVSFAAAKIIVEQLTINDFVKKSEDRAYPGEYLWIYKTDVGIVYYIKCKFTDDFGWVKFISFHESSY, from the coding sequence ATGAGCAATGAGTTCGCGTTAAAGCTTATGAAAATGTTGGTAGCCGAAGAAAAATTTACTTTAGTTAATCGCCGTGCGCCACACGCTCGGGCTGTTTCTTTTGCGGCGGCTAAAATTATCGTAGAGCAGTTGACGATTAACGACTTCGTTAAGAAGAGTGAAGATCGGGCCTATCCCGGGGAATATCTCTGGATTTATAAAACAGATGTTGGCATTGTATATTACATCAAATGCAAGTTCACTGATGATTTCGGGTGGGTTAAGTTTATTTCGTTTCACGAGAGTAGTTACTAG
- a CDS encoding Rrf2 family transcriptional regulator has translation MKISTRFSDSIHILAFINIYAGKIPLTSTNIAGSVETSPVVVRRLMSQLRKAGLITTIHGAADPQLAKDPSEISLYDIFLAVEGDSHLFAVDPKTNPECVVGGNIQETLTAYYRQAEVAAEAKLAQISLQDIINTVLVKQAQKEAQQRKEE, from the coding sequence ATGAAAATCTCAACTCGTTTTAGCGACAGTATTCATATCCTCGCTTTTATCAACATCTACGCGGGCAAGATCCCGCTAACCAGCACCAACATTGCCGGAAGCGTCGAGACCTCACCGGTAGTCGTGCGCCGGCTGATGAGCCAGTTGCGCAAGGCTGGCCTGATCACCACCATTCACGGCGCCGCCGATCCCCAACTGGCCAAGGATCCTAGTGAAATCTCCCTCTACGACATCTTCCTAGCCGTCGAGGGCGATTCCCACCTCTTCGCCGTCGACCCCAAGACCAATCCCGAATGCGTTGTCGGTGGCAACATCCAGGAGACCCTGACAGCCTACTATCGTCAGGCCGAAGTGGCGGCTGAGGCCAAGCTGGCCCAGATCAGCCTCCAGGACATCATCAACACGGTCCTCGTCAAGCAGGCCCAAAAGGAAGCGCAACAGAGAAAGGAAGAATAG
- a CDS encoding ABC transporter permease gives MIKYWQENAPQMLLEVEQHAAMVLSALAIALLITILLVLFFLRRQRWLNGLVYFFSLLYSIPSFAFFALLLPLSGLGMWTAVIVLTVYSEYILLRSFITGIRGVDSDLVEVARGLGMTNWQVIARVQLPLALPAIFSGIQVALASTMAMATIAATINAGGLGQLLFDGLQSLRVVPILWGILLTMVLTLLCAGAIWLLQWALTRRWAKMVRI, from the coding sequence ATGATTAAATACTGGCAAGAAAATGCGCCCCAAATGCTGCTAGAGGTGGAACAGCACGCGGCGATGGTCCTGTCCGCCTTGGCGATCGCCCTATTAATCACGATCCTGCTGGTGCTATTTTTCCTCCGGCGCCAGCGTTGGCTGAACGGGCTGGTATATTTCTTTTCCCTCCTGTATTCAATCCCGAGTTTTGCCTTTTTCGCCCTGCTTTTGCCGCTGTCGGGCCTTGGCATGTGGACGGCGGTGATCGTGCTGACGGTTTACAGCGAATACATCCTGCTGCGGTCATTTATCACCGGCATCCGGGGTGTTGATTCGGACCTGGTGGAAGTGGCTCGCGGCCTGGGGATGACTAACTGGCAGGTCATTGCACGGGTACAGCTGCCCCTGGCCCTGCCGGCAATTTTCTCCGGCATTCAGGTTGCCCTGGCATCGACAATGGCGATGGCGACGATCGCGGCAACTATCAATGCCGGGGGTCTCGGCCAGCTGCTCTTCGACGGCCTTCAGAGCCTGCGGGTGGTGCCGATTCTCTGGGGGATCCTGCTGACAATGGTGCTGACCTTGCTTTGCGCCGGCGCAATCTGGTTGCTGCAGTGGGCGCTGACCCGGCGGTGGGCGAAGATGGTGAGAATTTGA